The proteins below are encoded in one region of Drosophila santomea strain STO CAGO 1482 chromosome 3R, Prin_Dsan_1.1, whole genome shotgun sequence:
- the LOC120452673 gene encoding uncharacterized protein LOC120452673: MEKSEETACVVCGIPAGLMCQRCGEPYCQVKCQSLDWQRHKHVCIIMPPLVAYRPLQQSLHPIQSVKTAVSQETESLQLATTRIANKEPVSFKEPTAAVPKNLSQNWRDHLLPSGEEFFECRVTFMENDGPIWVVHMASVEGMERLTDNMQRCMQSQKLIRMQNVQEDTLVAISVDKKIHRGHVLTVCRQNQEADVRMIDYGPIVGTPFLDIYTVVPKMSEYKAFAFRVKLPTNTGVQVNKNLTLRLLGTKTRDGVYHAHLKPKMTIPLSLPLEMLQLNPEVKVIRVFKANPAHKEPQVALLQIKVMDHVNTDLNDSLAGKPGQPFTGPFPDEKCTFFVTARTKDGYRRAFLLDHIVKPTPMFLVYEMDEGRVSITTELSRIPSELLGLPIRVLAVQLKDSVPEELETQGSDLTVKFKLDNPPPKEKLRAANAALNSKGKQICVARLSSFLGQISDLGHKYWREPFAQDSIVFITHVVSFKEVYISSPNAKQYAEIFNRLEYKCAPIHDSSDVSVGCIVLVVSKKMGHFRGEILSSANGIFDVKNVDTGATQKVELAAIRKSCRFLENLPVCLMCVQLKDICNIPDAAVPVNNGAIQLLNKVCAQGEMLSLGMVDATTSTVDLLSSSSSPCSLVLRMLPLMFTPVQDKPEVVPPKVALTPSPSPVVSPEKQEVPSPLVLEAAKDLPPLPPSPPQSPVPVEPTEKSASQIVSYQKPIERFFFNALPKNLAPLGDKVNLILLNADGMPQTGYITAAYFKDGKVADEFRNMLNLVAQQGACDHNAVPGYVPSVGELCLALFSEDKSWYRGVCQEVNDNMAKILYCDFGNSELVPVEHLKPMAQDLLDVAYATKCYIDGFDKSKNFAALQHYLVHKTRFFCGVKVGPEPDTRLITIPNLQNILDAPSV, translated from the exons atggaaaaatccGAGGAAACGGCATGCGTCGTCTGCGGTATTCCGGCCGGATTGATGTGCCAGCGGTGTGGAGAACCGTACTGCCAGGTTAAGTGCCAGAGTTTGGACTGGCAGAGGCACAAGCACGTCTGCATCATTATGCC ACCCCTGGTGGCCTACAGGCCTCTTCAACAGTCGTTGCATCCAATCCAGAGCGTAAAGACGGCTGTCTCCCAAGAGACAGAGTCTCTACAGCTCGCTACAACTCGCATTGCCAATAAAGAGCCAGTTTCCTTTAAGGAGCCCACTGCTGCTGTGCCGAAGAATCTCTCCCAGAACTGGCGCGATCACTTGCTGCCGTCGGGCGAGGAGTTCTTCGAGTGCCGCGTGACCTTCATGGAGAACGACGGACCCATCTGGGTGGTGCACATGGCCAGTGTGGAGGGCATGGAGCGTTTGACGGACAACATGCAGCGCTGCATGCAGAGCCAGAAGCTGATTCGTATGCAGAACGTACAAGAGGACACCCTGGTGGCCATCAGTGTGGACAAGAAGATCCACCGCGGTCATGTCTTGACGGTCTGCCGTCAGAACCAAGAGGCTGATGTCCGGATGATTGACTACGGTCCGATAGTGGGTACACCGTTTCTGGATATTTACACTGTTGTGCCCAAGATGTCCGAATACAAGGCATTCGCATTCCGGGTCAAATTGCCCACAAACACTGGAGTTCAGGTCAATAAGAATTTGACACTCCGCCTGCTGGGAACCAAAACCCGCGACGGCGTTTATCACGCCCACCTAAAGCCCAAAATGACAATACCACTAAGTTTGCCCTTGGAGATGCTGCAGCTGAATCCCGAGGTGAAGGTGATCCGCGTGTTTAAGGCAAATCCAGCGCACAAGGAGCCGCAGGTGGCCCTCCTGCAGATTAAGGTGATGGACCATGTCAACACAGACTTGAACGACAGCCTAGCCGGCAAGCCAGGACAGCCGTTTACGGGGCCTTTCCCCGACGAGAAGTGCACCTTTTTTGTGACGGCCCGCACCAAAGATGGTTATCGGCGAGCCTTCCTATTGGATCATATAGTAAAGCCGACGCCTATGTTCTTGGTTTACGAAATGGACGAGGGTCGAGTGTCTATAACCACCGAGTTAAGTCGTATTCCCAGCGAACTGCTTGGTCTGCCCATTCGAGTGTTAGCCGTTCAGCTGAAAGACTCCGTGCCTGAGGAGCTTGAGACTCAAGGTTCAGATCTGACGGTCAAGTTTAAACTCGATAACCCGCCGCCCAAGGAAAAGTTACGCGCGGCAAATGCCGCCCTGAATTCAAAGGGCAAGCAGATTTGTGTGGCCCGACTAAGCTCCTTCTTGGGTCAGATTTCAGATTTAGGCCACAAATACTGGCGTGAACCCTTCGCGCAAGACTCCATTGTGTTCATTACCCACGTCGTCAGCTTTAAGGAGGTATACATAAGCTCCCCAAATGCCAAGCAGTATGCGGAAATTTTCAATCGTCTGGAGTACAAGTGCGCGCCAATCCACGATTCTAGTGACGTGTCTGTTGGGTGCATCGTGCTGGTTGTCTCCAAAAAGATGGGCCACTTCCGGGGCGAG atATTGAGTAGTGCAAACGGAATATTTGATGTGAAGAACGTTGATACTGGTGCCACCCAAAAGGTGGAGTTGGCGGCGATACGCAAGTCTTGTCGCTTTCTGGAGAATTTGCCAGTGTGTCTAATGTGTGTGCAGTTAAAGGATATCTGCAATATTCCGGATGCAGCAGTGCCAGTCAACAATGGGGCCATTCAACTGCTAAACAAAGTCTGCGCCCAAGGAGAAATGCTAAGCCTGGGAATGGTAGATGCTACTACATCGACCGTGGATCTTCtgtccagctccagctccccGTGCTCCTTGGTGCTCCGAATGTTGCCTCTTATGTTTACACCGGTACAAGATAAGCCGGAAGTTGTTCCACCAAAGGTTGCTCTTACTCCAAGTCCATCGCCAGTTGTCTCTCCGGAAAAACAGGAGGTGCCGTCCCCACTTGTGCTGGAGGCGGCCAAAGATCTACCTCCACTGCCGCCCTCTCCACCGCAGTCACCTGTTCCTGTCGAACCGACTGAAAAGTCTGCTTCCCAAATTGTGTCCTATCAAAAGCCCATTGAACGCTTCTTTTTCAACGCTTTGCCCAAGAATCTAGCTCCTTTGGGCGACAAGGTCAACCTAATCCTTCTGAACGCTGACGGAATGCCGCAGACTGGATACATTACCGCCGCCTACTTCAAGGATGGAAAGGTGGCCGATGAATTCAGGAACATGCTCAACTTGGTTGCTCAACAGGGAGCGTGTGATCACAATGCCGTTCCGGGTTACGTGCCAAG CGTTGGTGAACTGTGCTTGGCGCTCTTCAGCGAGGACAAAAGCTGGTATCGCGGAGTCTGCCAGGAGGTCAATGACAATATGGCCAAAATTCTGTACTGTGATTTTGGAAACTCTGAACTTGTGCCCGTGGAACATCTGAAACCGATGGCCCAGGATTTGTTAGATGTCGCCTATGCCACGAAGTGCTATATAGATG GTTTCGACAAATCAAAGAATTTTGCAGCTCTGCAGCACTATCTCGTACATAAGACTCGATTCTTTTGTGGCGTTAAGGTTGGCCCTGAACCCGATACTCGTCTCATTACGATTCCAAACCTGCAGAATATTTTGGACGCACCAAGTGTATAA
- the LOC120454111 gene encoding cadherin-89D, whose product MDSVKISQKKASQDMAVMCIWAMPLAVCGLIAMGQAAKTGQVQANSGSCAFHTLDGVAAESEGVRFIRLREDAQVGKEILRLQAYPRSTVALKGADPSGDHKYFNLTEHNATTLVVSLARSLERLVDRDVPRNLLKFRILCAGKQEKLEEGSYLSITVYIEDVNDNAPEFLNVPYVVDVDENTSIESIIFEGVQAFDRDKPNTPNSEVHFSMSTVPEQLSADGSPYFALKSPHRPLLILKRELDFDNGIRQFKLPIFAWDRGTPANQANTTITINVRDVDDLPPKFTEGVYRTRINEFYPMTGVPIRIPLYFAPPIMAFDQDSLNASLVYDIISGNERQLFRVNPHNGVMYLQKEIDLEEESLPGNTFVLQLEARQKDNPLKKALARIEVEVLDLNDNVPEFEADFYNISIVENLPTGFSVLQVNAVDRDQGENSEFLYNLVETKDAAGAFRIDSRTGWITVRDDRLLDREQRRSIQLNVEALERNPSYLDDKHLKKPGPSKVQVEITLLDTNDNTPKFEHGNLYEFKVPINAPTGYVIGQVVAHDPDEGPNGHLLYELQRPKGSGYIPFRLDNKNGTIYVGGPLRRGRIAVFVEATDQPTNPSERRFSLAVITIEVYATIDDQAIDFVGAPYEFWVGANTPLGTSVGQVRTTLIYDGGDEIMYDLLHTYSEGVPFAIEERSGIITVIRELSDFKRKVYQFEAVANYLFANSSQTLVMSRSSSPLTTIASPAELSDEGVLITNLTIHIVSRPEQKVPLRPVIEEINMNVINFHVEENVVGGIIGQLLYKNGINLVNNELGTFREMPSEPTGRNLTMGSRFRSRNRSRSSKSKRRLPRRLVGDANIKLRYIIANQQEVVNKISITEDGTLLTLTGLDREQQPSYELTVIVEYSTGLVSGAGIYQVNIKVDDVNDNAPKFNALTYVGLINENCAVGTELSMNHAILIQDADEGPNAEFRVQLQGDYSDEFSIEYINGTSTENSTHHKMPPTTGAFNIFNLTDQWNDEFKYQELHTTFMQTNFKLSSGPYFRISYTGKRGLDREKQQLYNLKIIASDTGGLSGYAHLTVLVADVNDNAPMFERISVFKDSRLEIREYTTDMEIYFVESASGLAAPQATAAMMLAPPPYHIPGSPRFNIDRERSVGAGLGVVARAKSRRRMVRALATKCPLFAIYEDTPVGTKVLQLSASDEDFGKNAQLHYELQGEQVERTPGMPMLRVQGVKYFAIDKLSGELSANYPLSANIEIMLNLTVTDIDGLRDSTCLRFTVMDVNNHAPTFKKSWYSFDTPEGEYKDSVLGQLTAIDMDFGENANVTYTLSDSHLPFSIKPASGVLKISGQLDRELKDKYSFQVIATDNAPLMQRMSSSVDVEVNVLDVNDNRPEFIGYDDQTKAVKFIPSVADRTLMLPVYKAYLDRSTQPGTFVRQLTAIDKDNVGNGNGLVLYSIRHQEMQAPLFQIDSRDGTISTISRISGYNDYEHLNVSVIASDVGSPALSATAVVIVNLQGQAVTDPPKSTPKPEPPANVTVFQHAYYEVKLTENNEAPIEVMRLNLSAGLNPENYRWSLWLEEGLDETDAHPPFEYDAKNMLLYALKPFDREHISRYQLRIRADRLSREARNYARVSYPVVDERIEGLSLNECRILVHIADENDNAPKFRGNGQPIVAVLPLSASFGHPVTRVVANDLDEGLNAEIRYRLLNEPSRLFGIDELSGNIRLLGDLSRTERIYGFDVKATDRMGADDGRSGIVNVFVYIIDEAKQVRLVVAGMPVEVERRIEGLMEALSDAIGKDVRVRLLEPYSGGLEPATNAYIYAVDPHTNSIMEMEQLQDALAGLQLDALQLQQQKLDGGKPMPRILELAEFGQLARPTHASASSFMGGLEFVTLVLLALISLGALIAACCYVCMRQKRRLWSQRDFSASDAGLTYTIAGIGSPRGQKQRRQRQQRHTQRCSKGSTGSQRPTSAFMPESVCSSAQTQSTATATEKLEQQLHHHHQQQAMATQQQHHQYLNEQQRQQQREYIDVPLPKSIAKAAAATSGADGAVGIGSTPFVLKYNACQPVNNLNNYETSLFSLHSTGQDSGVEFLSSRELYETSPDSFQHGGSKRGSNTEVLCPRHAKAHLELRQPHPNTDSSDTYEDSLKTDEPLVAHNCRSANCEHRQHQQHPNHHPHYQNTRFEKRSCVRHSFSGVKDDLMQQSPQISLRPRGHALRNSMNDLEQRLHNLEQSFRRPLEFSKSNSLF is encoded by the exons ATGGA TTCGGTGAAAATTTCGCAAAAGAAGGCCAGTCAGGATATGGCAGTCATGTGTATTTGGGCTATGCCCTTAGCGGTTTGTGGCCTAATCGCAATGGGCCAAGCTGCGAAAACGGGACAAGTGCAAG CCAACTCCGGCAGCTGTGCGTTTCACACGCTCGACGGCGTCGCCGCGGAAAGCGAAGGTGTGCGCTTCATCCGACTGCGCGAAGACGCCCAGGTGGGCAAGGAGATCCTCCGGCTGCAGGCCTATCCGCGCTCCACGGTCGCCCTCAAAGGCGCCGATCCCAGCGGCGACCACAAGTACTTCAACCTCACGGAGCACAATGCCACCACGCTGGTGGTCAGCCTGGCGCGCTCCCTGGAGCGACTGGTGGACCGGGATGTGCCGCGGAACCTGCTTAAGTTCCGGATCCTCTGCGCCGGCAAGCAGGAGAAACTCGAGGAG GGTAGCTATCTGTCCATCACTGTGTACATCGAGGACGTCAACGACAATGCCCCGGAGTTCCTCAACGTGCCCTACGTAGTGGACGTGGATGAGAACACCTCCATTGAGAGCATCATCTTCGAGGGAGTGCAGGCCTTCGATCGCGACAAGCCCAACACACCGAACTCCGAGGTGCACTTCAGCATGTCCACGGTGCCGGAGCAACTTTCGGCCGACGGAAGTCCGTACTTTGCCCTCAAGAGTCCCCATCGGCCACTGCTGATTCTGAAGCGGGAACTAGACTTCGATAATGGCATCAGGCAATTCAAGCTGCCCATATTCGCATGGGATCGCGGCACGCCAGCCAACCAGGCCAACACCACGATCACGATAAACGTGCGGGATGTGGACGATCTGCCGCCGAAATTCACCGAGGGCGTCTATCGCACCAGGATCAACGAGTTCTATCCGATGACGGGGGTGCCCATAAGGATACCCCTATACTTCGCCCCACCCATCATGGCCTTCGATCAGGATTCGCTAAACGCTTCGCTCGTTTACGACATCATTTCCGGTAATGAGCGACAGCTTTTCCGGGTGAACCCCCACAACGGAGTCATGTATCTGCAGAAGGAGATCGACCTAGAGGAGGAGAGTCTGCCGGGCAACACTTTTGTGCTGCAGCTGGAGGCGCGACAAAAGGATAATCCCCTCAAGAAAGCTCTGGCACG CATCGAAGTGGAGGTGTTGGATCTGAATGACAACGTTCCCGAGTTCGAGGCTGACTTTTACAATATTTCCATAGTGGAAAACCTACCCACCGGCTTTAGTGTCCTACAGGTCAACGCCGTCGACCGGGATCAGGGCGAAAACTCGGAGTTCCTGTACAACCTGGTTGAGACCAAGGATGCTGCAGGTGCCTTTCGCATAGACTCCCGAACTGGATGGATTACCGTGCGTGACGATCGCCTACTAGACCGCGAACAGCGCAGATCCATTCAGCTGAATGTGGAGGCCCTGGAGCGGAATCCCTCGTACCTGGACGACAAGCATCTGAAGAAACCGGGACCCAGCAAGGTGCAAGTGGAAATCACGCTGCTGGACACGAACGACAACACGCCAAAGTTCGAGCACGGAAATCTGTACGAATTCAAGGTGCCCATCAACGCGCCCACGGGCTACGTGATTGGTCAGGTGGTCGCCCACGATCCGGATGAGGGTCCGAATGGCCATCTGCTATACGAGCTGCAACGACCCAAGGGCAGTGGGTACATCCCATTCCGACTGGACAACAAGAATGGCACCATCTATGTGGGTGGGCCACTTCGAAGGGGACGCATTGCGGTCTTCGTGGAGGCCACTGATCAGCCGACCAATCCCTCGGAGCGGCGCTTCTCCTTGGCGGTGATCACCATCGAAGTGTATGCCACCATTGATGACCAGGCCATTGATTTCGTGGGTGCTCCCTACGAGTTTTGGGTGGGCGCGAACACCCCTTTGGGCACCTCAGTGGGTCAAGTGCGAACCACGCTGATCTACGATGGCGGGGATGAGATAATGTACGATCTGCTGCACACTTACTCGGAAGGGGTTCCATTCGCCATCGAGGAGCGATCCGGCATTATCACTGTCATTCGGGAGCTATCTGATTTTAAGAGGAAAGTCTACCAATTCGAGGCGGTGGCCAATTAT CTCTTTGCCAACTCCTCCCAGACGCTGGTCATGTCGCGAAGTTCATCTCCACTGACCACAATAGCCTCGCCCGCTGAACTCAGCGACGAAGGTGTACTCATCACCAATCTCACCATCCACATAGTAAGCAGGCCGGAGCAAAAGGTGCCCTTAAGACCTGTCATAGA GGAGATCAACATGAATGTCATCAACTTCCACGTGGAGGAGAACGTGGTGGGCGGCATTATTGGGCAGCTGCTGTACAAGAACGGCATCAATCTGGTCAACAACGAGCTGGGCACTTTCCGGGAAATGCCATCGGAGCCAACGGGTCGCAATCTCACCATGGGCAGCAGGTTCCGCAGCCGAAACAGGAGTCGCAGCTCCAAGTCCAAGCGTCGATTGCCAAGACGTCTGGTGGGCGATGCGAACATAAAGCTTCGCTACATCATCGCCAACCAGCAGGAGGTGGTCAACAAGATCTCCATCACGGAGGATGGCACCCTGCTCACCTTGACCGGACTGGATCGCGAGCAGCAGCCCAGCTACGAGCTGACTGTGATCGTGGAGTACAGCACGGGACTGGTGAGTGGAGCTGGGATCTACCAGGTGAACATCAAGGTGGACGATGTCAACGACAATGCGCCGAAGTTTAATGCTCTCACCTATGTGGGCCTGATCAACGAGAACTGTGCCGTGGGCACCGAGCTGTCCATGAACCATGCCATACTCATCCAGGATGCGGATGAGGGACCCAATGCTGAGTTCAGGGTTCAACTCCAGGGCGACTACAGCGACGAATTCAGCATAGAGTATATAAATGGAACTTCCACGGAAAACTCTACTCATCACAAAATGCCACCCACAACGGGGGCATTCAATATCTTCAACCTCACGGATCAGTGGAACGATGAGTTCAAGTACCAGGAGCTGCACACCACTTTCATGCAGACGAACTTTAAGCTCAGTTCGGGTCCGTATTTCCGCATCTCCTATACGGGAAAGCGGGGCTTGGACCGGGAGAAACAGCAGCTGTACAACCTGAAGATCATAGCCAGCGACACTGGTGGCCTCTCGGGATACGCCCACCTCACTGTCCTGGTGGCAGATGTCAATGACAACGCGCCGATGTTCGAACGCATCTCCGTGTTCAAGGACTCGCGCTTGGAGATCCGTGAGTACACCACCGATATGGAGATCTACTTCGTAGAGAGTGCGAGTGGACTGGCAGCTCCGCAGGCCACGGCAGCCATGATGCTGGCCCCACCTCCATATCACATTCCCGGTTCACCGAGATTCAACATAGACCGCGAGCGATCCGTGGGTGCAGGATTGGGAGTGGTAGCTAGAGCCAAGTCCCGGCGGCGAATGGTTCGCGCCTTGGCCACCAAATGTCCGCTGTTCGCCATTTACGAGGATACACCAGTGGGCACGAAGGTCCTCCAACTGAGCGCCAGTGACGAGGACTTCGGAAAGAATGCCCAGCTGCACTACGAGCTCCAGGGGGAGCAGGTGGAGCGGACACCCGGAATGCCCATGCTGCGGGTTCAGGGCGTGAAGTACTTTGCCATAGACAAGCTCAGCGGAGAGCTATCGGCCAACTATCCATTGTCGGCCAACATCGAGATCATGCTAAATCTAACCGTGACCGATATCGATGGTCTGAGGGACTCCACGTGCCTGCGATTCACTGTGATGGATGTCAACAACCATGCGCCGACGTTCAAGAAGTCTTGGTACAGCTTTGATACCCCGGAAGGGGAGTATAAGGACAGTGTGCTGGGCCAACTGACCGCCATAGACATGGACTTTGGGGAGAATGCAAATGTAACGTATACGCTGAGTGATTCCCACCTGCCGTTTAGCATCAAGCCCGCCTCGGGAGTTCTGAAGATCAGCGGGCAGCTGGATCGGGAGCTGAAGGACAAGTACAGCTTCCAGGTGATAGCCACGGACAATGCGCCTCTGATGCAGCGCATGTCCAGCAGCGTGGACGTGGAAGTGAATGTCCTGGACGTGAACGACAATCGGCCGGAGTTCATTGGCTACGACGACCAGACAAAGGCGGTGAAGTTCATTCCCAGTGTGGCAGATCGCACCTTGATGCTGCCGGTGTACAAGGCCTATCTGGATCGCAGCACTCAGCCGGGCACATTTGTGAGGCAGCTCACGGCCATTGACAAGGATAATGTGGGCAATGGCAACGGCCTGGTCTTGTACTCCATTCGCCATCAGGAAATGCAGGCACCACTCTTCCAAATCGACTCCCGCGATGGCACCATCTCCACCATATCCCGCATAAGTGGCTACAATGACTACGAGCATCTGAATGTGTCCGTGATAGCCTCCGATGTGGGCAGTCCAGCTCTATCCGCCACTGCCGTGGTGATCGTCAACCTCCAGGGGCAGGCAGTTACGGATCCTCCGAAGTCGACTCCCAAGCCAGAACCTCCTGCGAACGTAACCGTATTCCAGCACGCCTACTATGAGGTGAAGCTCACGGAGAACAACGAAGCGCCCATTGAGGTGATGCGCTTGAACCTGAGCGCTGGCCTCAATCCCGAGAACTACCGCTGGTCGCTGTGGCTGGAGGAGGGCTTGGATGAAACGGATGCCCATCCGCCATTCGAGTACGATGCCAAGAACATGCTGTTGTATGCCCTCAAGCCCTTCGACAGGGAGCACATATCCCGCTACCAACTGAGGATTCGAGCGGATCGATTGAGTCGCGAAGCCAGGAACTATGCCCGCGTCTCGTATCCAGTGGTCGATGAGCGAATTGAGGGTCTGTCGCTGAACGAATGTCGCATTCTGGTGCACATTGCGGATGAAAACGACAACGCACCCAAGTTCCGAGGCAACGGTCAACCGATTGTGGCGGTTCTACCGCTGAGTGCCAGCTTTGGACACCCTGTGACACGAGTGGTGGCCAACGATTTGGATGAAGGCCTGAACGCCGAGATACGCTATCGACTGCTAAACGAGCCCTCTCGACTTTTCGGCATCGATGAGCTATCGGGTAACATTCGCCTGCTCGGCGACCTTTCCCGCACCGAACGCATCTACGGATTCGATGTGAAGGCCACGGATCGCATGGGTGCGGATGACGGCAGGAGTGGCATCGTCAACGTATTCGTCTACATCATCGATGAGGCCAAGCAGGTGCGTCTGGTGGTGGCCGGAATGCCCGTCGAGGTGGAGCGTCGCATTGAGGGACTCATGGAGGCGCTGAGCGACGCCATTGGCAAGGATGTTCGCGTCCGACTATTGGAGCCATATTCTGGGGGGCTGGAGCCTGC CACCAATGCCTACATCTACGCCGTCGATCCGCACACGAATTCCATTATGGAAATGGAGCAACTGCAGGA CGCCCTGGCTGGCCTCCAACTGGACgcactgcagctgcagcagcagaagctcGACGGCGGCAAGCCCATGCCCCGCATCCTCGAGCTGGCCGAGTTCGGTCAGTTGGCCCGGCCCACGCACGCCTCCGCGTCCAGTTTCATGGGAGGATTGGAGTTTGTGACGCTGGTTCTGCTGGCGCTGATCAGCCTGGGTGCACTGATAGCCGCCTGCTGCTACGTGTGCATGCGCCAAAAACG ACGTCTCTGGTCTCAGCGCGACTTCTCCGCCTCCGATGCCGGTCTCACCTACACCATCGCCGGCATCGGATCCCCTCGTGGTCAGAAACAGCGCcgccagcggcagcagcggcacaCACAGCGCTGCAGCAAGGGCAGCACCGGCAGCCAACGACCCACCAGTGCCTTCATGCCCGAGTCCGTCTGCTCCTCCGCCCAGACGCAGTCGACGGCCACCGCCACGGAGAaactggagcagcagctgcaccaccaccaccagcagcaggcGATGGccacgcagcagcagcaccaccagtaCCTGAACGA ACaacagcgacagcagcagcgcgAGTACATAGACGTTCCTCTTCCCAAATCCATTGCCAAGGCAGCGGCGGCGACCAGTGGGGCCGATGGAGCTGTGGGCATCGGGAGCACTCCGTTCGTGCTCAAGTACAATGCCTGTCAGCCCGTCAACAATCT AAACAATTATGAAACCTCGCTGTTCTCACTCCACTCAACGGGCCAGGACTCCGGGGTGGAGTTCCTGAGCAGCCGCGAGCTGTACGAGACCTCGCCGGACTCCTTCCAGCACGGAGGCTCCAAGCGCGGCAGCAACACGGAGGTTCTGTGTCCCAGACATGCGAAGGCGCACTTGGAGCTGCGCCAACCGCATCCAAATACGGACAGCAG TGACACCTACGAGGACTCGCTGAAGACGGATGAGCCACTGGTGGCTCACAACTGTCGCAGTGCCAACTGCGAGCACCgccagcatcagcagcacccCAACCACCATCCCCACTACCAGAACACGCGGTTCGAGAAGCGCTCCTGCGTGCGCCACTCCTTCTCCGGGGTCAAGGACGACCTCATGCAGCAGTCGCCGCAGATCTCGCTGCGCCCCCGGGGCCACGCCCTCCGCAACTCGATGAACGACCTGGAGCAGAGGTTGCACAACCTGGAGCAGTCCTTTCGCCGCCCGCTCGAATTTAGCAAAtcgaattcattgttttag